The genomic DNA ACGGCATCGTCGATCACCAACATCGGCCCGGACTGCGTTGCCCAGCGCGGCGATTTAACGGCGGTGCGGAAGCGCTCCGACGGCGTGATCGAAATCGCGCCGCGACTGTCGATCGCGAAGACGCCATTGGGCATCAGGTGGAAGTTGCCGGCGCCGTTCTTGAGGTTGAGCGCGCGCCCCTCAGTGCCGTCCTCGACATATAGGCCGATCGGCTGGCCGAAATCGTCGAACATCCCGCCGTTCATCGCGAAGCGAACACTTGCCGCATCGGGGCCGAGCGCCTGTTCCAGCGCCTTGAGACTGCGCAATGGCTGTCCGTCCTCCCCTGCCAGGATGAGGCGGAACTCGTCGCGCCGCGCGTTGTAGCGGCAGACGGTGAAGTGCGACCCCTCGAACGCCTGCGTTTCGCAGGCCGGCGGCGCAGTGACGAAATCGGGGAGGCGCGGGGCGACGTCCGGCTGTGGCGCCGGGCGAAGCGCCAGCCATGCCGCCAGCAGCGCCATGCCGCCGAGCGCAGCAGCGATCAGCGCCCTAAAGCGTATAACCGCCATCGCTCACCAGCGTCTGGCCGGTGACGTTCGCCGCCGCATCCGACAGCAGAAAGGCGATCTGTCCCGCGATCTCCTCCGGCTGGGCGTAGCGGCCGAGCGGCGTCGCCATGCCCGCCATCGCGGCGAAGGCCTGTTCGCGCCCGCCGGTGCTGGCCTTCAAATCCTCGAAGAAGGGGAGGCCATCCCAGATCGGCGTCTCTACCCCGCCCGGCGCGATTGCGTTTACGCGGATGCGCTGCGGCGCGCCATCCTTGGCCGCGACCCTGGCGAGGTGGATTACCGCCGCCTTCGAAGCGCCATAGGCGCCGGTGCCGGGCTCCGCTTTCAGGCCGGATGCCGAGGCGGTCAGCGCGATCGCGCCGCCGCGGCCCTGCATCTCGCGCATCGCTGCCTTCAGCGTCAGGAACGCGCCGTCGAGATTGACCTTCATCACGCGGCGCCAGTCGGCAAGCTCCATGTCGGCGATCGTCCGGCCATCTGCGATGCCTGCATTGACGACGGCGTGGGTGAGGCCGGTGAGATCGGCATTGCCCCACAAGGCCTCGTCGGCGACGTCGCCGATCAGCAGCATCCGCTCGCACGGCAGCGAGAAGGCGAAATCGGCGAGCCGGTTCTCGTCTCGATCGGCGAGGATCAGCTTGCGCGCGCCGCGCTCCGCCAATAGCCGGGCGGTGGCGGCCCCGATGCCGGACGCGGCGCCGGTGACGAGGATGATCGCATTGTCGAATTCGGCCATGAAGGGGCTTTAGAGGCATGGCGCGGACGAGGAAAGGCGGCGGGATCGCGGCGCGCTACTGGCTGATGGCGATCGGCATCACGCTCGCAGCGGCCATCGCGCTGGTCTGGATGGGCCGTCCGCCGATCTGCACTTGCGGCACGATCAAGCTGTGGGCGGGCGCGGCGCACAGCGCCGACAACAGCCAGCATCTCGCCGACTGGTACACTCCGAGCCACAT from Allosphingosinicella indica includes the following:
- a CDS encoding phosphodiester glycosidase family protein, encoding MAVIRFRALIAAALGGMALLAAWLALRPAPQPDVAPRLPDFVTAPPACETQAFEGSHFTVCRYNARRDEFRLILAGEDGQPLRSLKALEQALGPDAASVRFAMNGGMFDDFGQPIGLYVEDGTEGRALNLKNGAGNFHLMPNGVFAIDSRGAISITPSERFRTAVKSPRWATQSGPMLVIDDAVHPRFEKNGRSLYVRNGVGVRDAATAFFVISEEGVSFGRFARFFRDALGCPNALYLDGSVSSLWNPAAGRRDAYSRLGPMIVVSRKP
- a CDS encoding SDR family NAD(P)-dependent oxidoreductase, whose protein sequence is MAEFDNAIILVTGAASGIGAATARLLAERGARKLILADRDENRLADFAFSLPCERMLLIGDVADEALWGNADLTGLTHAVVNAGIADGRTIADMELADWRRVMKVNLDGAFLTLKAAMREMQGRGGAIALTASASGLKAEPGTGAYGASKAAVIHLARVAAKDGAPQRIRVNAIAPGGVETPIWDGLPFFEDLKASTGGREQAFAAMAGMATPLGRYAQPEEIAGQIAFLLSDAAANVTGQTLVSDGGYTL